The nucleotide window TCAAAATAACAGACCCTGTACAGTTTCGAAACCATCTTTACCGCAACTTTTCTGATATGGGCGTGCTCGGCCGCATTTATGTCGCTGAAGAAGGCATCAATGCACAGATAAGTGTGCCGACCGGCAAATTTGACACATTCAAAGAATTTTTATATCGTTTAGATACCGCGTTGATTAACTTGCGTTTAAATATTGCAGTTGATGATGATGGGAAGTCTTTTTATGTACTGGACATTAAGGTTCGTAATAAGATTGTTGCTGACGGAATAGAAGATGCCGGTTTCGATATGGCTAACCGTGGTAAATATGCCGACGCCAAAACATTTAACAAGCTAAGTAATGATCCTGAAACCATCATTATTGACATGCGTAACCACTATGAATTTGAAGTAGGACATTTCGAAAATGCAATAGAAATTCCCAGCGATACTTTTCGGGAACAATTACCCATGGCAGTAGAGATGATGCAGGAGCATAAAGACAGGAACATTATCATGTACTGTACCGGCGGGATACGATGTGAAAAGGCTTCAGCATATATGCTGCATAAAGGTTTCACAAATGTATTTCATTTGGAAGGTGGTATTATCAATTATGTGAATAAAGTAAAAGAGGAGGGACTTGAAAATAAATTTCATGGAAAGAATTTCGTTTTCGACCAGCGATTAGGGGAACGGATTACGGATGAAATTATTTCAAAATGCCACCAATGCGGGAAGCCGGCAGATACACATGTAAATTGCGTCAATGACGCCTGTCATTTGCTTTTTATTCAGTGCGGGGATTGCGCAAATGAATTTGAAGAATGTTGCAGCATTGATTGTAAGGAGTTTATACATTTATCGGCTGAGCAACAAAAAGAATTACGTAGCGGGGTGGATTTGGGGCGGAATGTGTTTAATAAATCGAAATCCAGGTTAGGGAATCTGACAACCAGGAACAGCACAGACTGAAAATAACTTTTTTTTATGAATTGCAGCGTTTGGAATGATGTTTGCGTCTATAGGAATTGTTAAAGCTAAACTTTTATGAACAGGATATCCAAGATGCTTCTTCTTCTTTTACTG belongs to Niabella yanshanensis and includes:
- the trhO gene encoding oxygen-dependent tRNA uridine(34) hydroxylase TrhO, encoding MALHNRVSRKELKERILQDNTPRTTISFYCYFKITDPVQFRNHLYRNFSDMGVLGRIYVAEEGINAQISVPTGKFDTFKEFLYRLDTALINLRLNIAVDDDGKSFYVLDIKVRNKIVADGIEDAGFDMANRGKYADAKTFNKLSNDPETIIIDMRNHYEFEVGHFENAIEIPSDTFREQLPMAVEMMQEHKDRNIIMYCTGGIRCEKASAYMLHKGFTNVFHLEGGIINYVNKVKEEGLENKFHGKNFVFDQRLGERITDEIISKCHQCGKPADTHVNCVNDACHLLFIQCGDCANEFEECCSIDCKEFIHLSAEQQKELRSGVDLGRNVFNKSKSRLGNLTTRNSTD